In Candidatus Babeliales bacterium, the following proteins share a genomic window:
- a CDS encoding glycosyltransferase family 4 protein, translating into MKSAQGTILYLRTDISDQEIVAGGSVSHTTGVISGLIKRGYRVIVAASMMQKQIEQLSITRFYKLQNPRVFSFLRWKINCLLSNVFFSVQVLRSIKKEKISYIYQRYSILNCVGVLISTIKKLPLVLEYNGSEVWVEKEWAVKKKFKLLWLINKIEIFNLRSAQRIIVVSDPLKEELIKRGIQPEKILVNPNGVDPYLFDPLVLEPLGKEIRNFYKIPENAFVVGFIGTFSQWHGVELIAEIVSALTQKKDNIFFILVGDGPLLGMLRKNLEDFNAYQSKIIMPGMVAHECARKYLAACDAFISPNQPNKDGSRFFGSPTKLFEYMSLAKPVIASDLEQLAQIIVPAVRADFLNDKSKWATACGFLAESNRPEEFIRAIRALADASKNDLKVIGNNARTEILRYYSWNAHVARIDEFAKGRE; encoded by the coding sequence ATGAAAAGCGCGCAAGGAACGATTCTTTATCTGCGAACAGATATTTCGGACCAGGAAATAGTAGCGGGAGGTTCTGTTTCGCATACGACGGGCGTAATTTCCGGATTAATTAAGCGGGGCTATCGCGTCATTGTTGCCGCATCGATGATGCAAAAACAAATTGAGCAGCTTTCTATTACTCGATTTTATAAGCTGCAAAATCCGCGTGTATTTTCGTTTTTGCGCTGGAAGATTAACTGCTTATTGTCCAATGTTTTTTTTTCCGTACAAGTTCTTCGATCTATTAAAAAAGAAAAGATTTCATATATTTATCAGCGGTACAGTATTCTAAATTGCGTTGGCGTTCTCATCAGCACAATAAAAAAGCTGCCGCTTGTTTTAGAATATAATGGCTCAGAGGTTTGGGTTGAAAAAGAATGGGCTGTGAAAAAAAAATTTAAACTTCTTTGGCTTATCAATAAAATTGAGATCTTTAATTTACGATCGGCTCAGCGCATCATTGTTGTTTCCGATCCACTCAAAGAAGAATTAATTAAGCGCGGAATCCAACCAGAAAAAATATTAGTAAACCCGAACGGTGTCGACCCGTATCTATTTGATCCTTTGGTACTCGAACCGTTGGGTAAAGAAATTCGTAACTTCTATAAAATCCCAGAAAATGCGTTTGTAGTTGGTTTTATTGGCACTTTTTCGCAATGGCACGGTGTTGAGCTCATTGCTGAAATAGTTTCTGCCCTCACGCAAAAAAAAGATAATATTTTTTTTATATTGGTCGGTGATGGGCCGTTACTTGGGATGCTGCGGAAAAATCTCGAGGATTTTAATGCTTACCAATCAAAAATTATTATGCCTGGAATGGTAGCGCACGAATGTGCGCGTAAATATTTAGCAGCATGCGATGCGTTTATCTCCCCGAATCAACCAAATAAAGATGGTAGTAGGTTTTTTGGCTCGCCAACAAAATTATTTGAATATATGAGTTTAGCAAAGCCTGTTATAGCATCCGATCTTGAACAGCTTGCCCAGATAATTGTGCCAGCCGTCCGGGCAGACTTTCTGAATGATAAAAGCAAATGGGCAACGGCCTGCGGATTTTTGGCTGAAAGCAATAGGCCAGAAGAATTTATTCGAGCTATCCGTGCTCTTGCTGACGCTTCGAAAAATGATTTGAAAGTGATAGGGAATAATGCGCGTACAGAAATTCTTAGATATTATTCATGGAATGCGCATGTTGCACGTATTGATGAATTTGCAAAAGGAAGAGAATGA